The Falco naumanni isolate bFalNau1 chromosome 1, bFalNau1.pat, whole genome shotgun sequence genome window below encodes:
- the TPST2 gene encoding protein-tyrosine sulfotransferase 2: protein MRVTMRRVLLVVGSVVALMVTLHLGQQVLECQQVLSERRHRLMRPENEELIMMDSNHVEYRYSKEMPLIFIGGVPRSGTTLMRAMLDAHPEVRCGEETRIIPRVLAMRQAWSKSGREKMRLDEAGVTDQVLDAAMQAFILEVIAKHGEPARYLCNKDPFTLKSSVYLSRLFPNSKFLLMVRDGRASVHSMITRKVTIAGFDLNSYRDCLTKWNKAIEVMYSQCLEIGRSRCLPVYYEQLVLHPEQSMHAIMKFLDISWSDTVLHHEELIGKPGGVSLSKIERSTDQVIKPVNMEALSKWIGHIPGDVLQDMAHIAPMLARLGYDPYANPPNYGHPDPLVVNNTHRVLKGDYKTPANLKGHLQVTQNTSSSH from the exons ATGCGGGTCACCATGAGGAGGGTGCTGCTCGTGGTGGGCTCGGTGGTCGCCCTGATGGTGACTCTGCACCTCGGCCAGCAGGTCCTGGAGTGCCAGCAGGTCCTGAGCGAGAGGAGGCACAGGCTGATGAGACCTGAGAACGAGGAGCTGATCATGATGGACTCCAACCATGTTGAGTACCGTTACAGCAAAGAGATGCCCCTGATATTCATTGGCGGGGTCCCACGGAGCGGCACAACGCTGATGAGGGCCATGCTGGATGCCCACCCTGAGGTACGCTGTGGAGAGGAGACCCGCATCATCCCTCGGGTGCTGGCCATGCGGCAGGCCTGGTCTAAATCAGGGCGAGAGAAGATGCGCCTGGACGAAGCAGGGGTGACAGACCAAGTTTTGGATGCCGCTATGCAGGCCTTTATACTGGAAGTGATTGCCAAGCATGGTGAGCCAGCCAGGTACTTGTGTAACAAGGACCCCTTCACGCTGAAGTCCTCTGTTTACCTGTCCAGGCTGTTCCCCAATTCCAAATTCCTCCTGATGGTTCGAGACGGCCGGGCTTCAGTCCATTCCATGATCACACGGAAAGTGACAATCGCAGGCTTCGACCTGAACAGCTACCGAGACTGCCTGACCAAGTGGAACAAAGCCATCGAGGTGATGTACTCCCAGTGCTTGGAGATCGGGCGGTCCCGGTGCCTGCCCGTTTACTACGAGCAGCTCGTGCTGCACCCCGAGCAGTCCATGCATGCCATCATGAAGTTCCTGGACATCTCCTGGAGCGACACGGTGCTGCACCACGAGGAGCTGATAGGGAAGCCTGGCGGGGTGTCGCTTTCCAA gATAGAAAGATCAACAGACCAGGTTATCAAGCCGGTGAACATGGAGGCATTATCTAAATGGATCGGGCACATCCCAGGGGATGTGCTGCAGGACATGGCCCACATTGCACCGATGCTTGCCAGGCTTGGCTATGACCCCTACGCCAACCCACCCAACTACGGCCACCCCGACCCCTTAGTTGTCAACAACACGCACAGA GTTTTAAAGGGGGATTATAAAACGCCAGCCAATTTGAAAGGTCATCTGCAG GTGACTCAGAACACATCATCTTCTCACTAG